A genomic segment from Diospyros lotus cultivar Yz01 chromosome 5, ASM1463336v1, whole genome shotgun sequence encodes:
- the LOC127801921 gene encoding protein EXORDIUM-like 2: MAFATRSWTPVVLLLLVSAAAAAFSPSSAALVKQQPLVLKYHNGALLKGDVAVNLVWYGRFSPAQRSIVVDFIRSLGSGNGPRPSAASWWGTTEKYKGGSSTLVVGKQVLDESYSLGKSLKNAHIVALASKAGARPNAVNIVLTAKDVAVEGFCMSRCGTHGSTRGKARFAYAWVGNSETQCPGQCAWPFHQPIYGPQTPPLVAPNGDVGVDGMVINLATVLAGTVTNPFNNGYFQGPESAPLEAVTACPGVFGSGAYPGYAGQVLVDKTTGASYNARGVNGRKFLLPAMWDPQTYACSTLV; the protein is encoded by the coding sequence ATGGCTTTCGCCACTCGCTCTTGGACTCCTGTGGTGCTGCTGCTCCTCGTCTCCGCCGCCGCCGCGGCGTTTTCGCCATCGTCGGCAGCGCTCGTGAAGCAGCAGCCGCTAGTTCTTAAGTACCACAACGGCGCTCTCCTGAAAGGCGACGTAGCCGTCAATCTCGTCTGGTACGGCCGCTTCTCTCCAGCCCAGCGATCCATCGTCGTCGACTTCATTCGCTCGCTTGGCTCCGGCAATGGGCCCCGGCCTTCCGCCGCGTCGTGGTGGGGCACCACAGAGAAGTACAAGGGAGGATCCTCCACCCTCGTCGTCGGGAAACAGGTCCTGGACGAGAGCTACTCCTTGGGAAAGAGCTTGAAAAACGCTCATATCGTGGCGTTGGCTTCTAAGGCCGGAGCGAGACCTAACGCCGTCAATATCGTATTGACGGCGAAAGACGTCGCCGTGGAGGGGTTTTGTATGAGCCGGTGCGGCACCCACGGGTCGACCCGGGGGAAGGCCCGGTTCGCTTATGCATGGGTCGGGAATTCGGAGACCCAGTGCCCGGGCCAGTGCGCGTGGCCGTTCCACCAGCCGATCTATGGACCGCAGACGCCGCCGCTGGTGGCGCCGAACGGAGACGTCGGCGTGGACGGCATGGTGATCAACCTGGCAACCGTGCTGGCGGGTACGGTGACCAACCCGTTCAACAACGGGTACTTCCAGGGACCCGAGAGCGCGCCGCTGGAGGCCGTGACGGCGTGCCCAGGGGTGTTCGGGTCGGGCGCGTACCCGGGATACGCGGGGCAGGTGCTGGTGGATAAGACGACGGGGGCGAGCTACAATGCGCGGGGGGTTAACGGGCGGAAGTTTTTGCTGCCGGCGATGTGGGACCCGCAGACATATGCGTGCTCGACGCTGGTGTGA